Below is a window of Electrophorus electricus isolate fEleEle1 chromosome 1, fEleEle1.pri, whole genome shotgun sequence DNA.
CTCCATGTTCTTGCTCTTACCCTCACATGCCCCTTtgcttggcctttttttttttttttttttttttttttgagaactGGGACCAGAGATCTTTAAATTGATTTCTACAGGACATGCTCAGATGGCCTTTTGGGGTGGGTCTGGGGCTGGGGCTGGTATGTTTGTCACACTGCCTGCAAAACTAGAAGATCCAACTAATCCGGATGATCAGTGGCAGGACAATGGCTGCCGTAGCCAGCTCTGGATGTCGGTGCAGAGAGGAACTGCACAAACGCGCTATAGATAGACTCACTCTTTCACCACAACTCTGTTTCTGGAGTTCTCTTATTTTTAGATTTCTAAAAAATGTGAAACTGAAATTCTAATGGCAGTCAGTAATGAGTGCCagtaatgaacaaaaaacaagtaTTTTCACAAAGATGGTTATGGAATTATAAAGGTTATTGTGACCTTCATGTTCAGAATGAAtggcaaataaattatttacaaaagtCCAAtcatatatattgtgtgtgtgtatatatatatatatatatatatatatatatatatatatatatatatatatatatatatatatatatatatatatatatatatatatatatatatatatatacacacaatgatATTATAATAAGTTAAGTAATTTATCATAAGAAAATATGGAGTTTCATATTTAGAATTAAAAGTAGGGATATAAGTAGACACAATTATTTCACTAGTTTCGTGGCTGAATCATGCTGACAGCCACAGGCAAAAATCAGTGCACACTAAAGAGGCCAGGCCAGTTCCCATTCAGGGAACTGGCCCATTCAGGGAACTGACTCGTCTGTGCAGGGCCTGTCGCCTCTGCACAGATGAGTCATGTGCTCTGTCTCACTGCTTTCCTtctgaggaaagaggaggaagtAGCATGAGTGCAAGTGTTGCCTCTAGCCACCCAGTGTAAAGCGTTAAAACAGTGGAGGCTGTTGTGAGAGACCTTGATTCCAGGGAGCTAATAAAGGCTGGTGAAGGGCTCCTTATGTAGATAAGTTTACAGTAAATGGCTGGCCTTGAACCAAAAGGCTTCACGTCCCATAGCATCTCACCAAGCTAATCAATTGATTAATCAGTAAAGCTTTAATTGGCACTGCAGGGAATTTAGAAGGCGTACATGAAAATGGCCGAAATGCACAATATTCACAAATATACACTAAAACCGTAATAATACTGCCATATATCCCCAGCTGTCATCACAATGCACAGTTTAAAACACCCGAGTTTGTGATGAGATGGCTTGTAAGAGCTGTTTGAGGCAAATTGTCTCCCTCTGATGATTGGTCTTGCATCCGTGGCAACAAAGACATGTTGGAAGCGAAAGAAATGTCTGTACAGGACAGCATTTGCTTTGTCCAGAATTTGCTGGTTGTGGTAAGATGTGAGGGATGGATGCGCTCTCCCCAGTGTTTTTGAAATTAAGGTGATTACTCTCCTTAACTTTCAAAGGGTAAATGACAAGCagtgacatttgacattttgtagtttttcagtgttttcccaAAGCTCATTCTAATATCGAATATTGGACTTGGTTGATTATGGTATTTATTTGCACTACATCTCTGACTGTTTAACTGTAAATGGGTAGGCGTTTGAGAAAAGTCAACTatattgtaagttgctctgtaatgctgtaaatgtacttgCTATTCATCTTGTCAAAATGTCTTCATCTGTCATATGAAAATAGTACCCTTTTCctgcatgactttttttttttcttggggtTCACTCAAACTGAAAGCATGGTGctgaaatgctttaaatgtaagtGGACTGGCTCAGGTACATTGTTCTGTATACTAATCCTACGCTGCACAGTGTTTGGCCTTAGTGGAAGAGCAGTCTTGAGGATCTCAATGTCCTGCCTGTGCTGAGGTCCACTGAGGCCAGTgttgtgcctgtctgtgtgtgttttgagtggaGCACATACTGACCCTTTACCTTGCAGAACTTCATTTGGATTAATCTCCCCCAGTTCAGGTGACTAGACACTTGTTCAGTTAACATGGCCCCTGCCTCATGCAGTGTGCGCAGACTCTGTTGCCATCCTTTTTGTTCTTCCtatttgtgtgttgtggtgctCTTTTGAACTCTCTCCCCGTGCTGTGATTCATGACTGAAAAGGTTAATCTCGGCGGGGAACGGGGCACTTGGAGAAAAGGTCAAAGCTATAGCCAGAGCTCTGGGTTTCTCCATTTTATTTGGAAACATCAAACCATTTGCACCTATTTGTAGAAATAAAGCacttattatttgttttattttcgtGATTAGGCTGTCAAACTTGATTACAGAGTTCAATGAACTCAAATGAGTTTCTGATGTCTTTGGAGAAATGCACCAGCTttaagaggaagaggaactgcATAACTATGAAGCAgcatgctcttctctctgagcACCAAGACCTGTTCCTTAATTAACAGCAAAACCCCAAAGTCTGGTCTGGTCCTGTGattctctccttcacactctTGGCCTAGTTACTCTGTTCTTCTGTGTGTCCTTATTAGGCATGGAACCTGGCCTGGATCAGAAAGATGAAAAGgtagaacagaaaaaaacatttgtcctCCAAACCAACTGAATTGTGGGGTTGTTCAGTTGTTTTCCAGTGTCATTTTGAAAAGGCATTGCTAGCAGGCAGGCTAACTACAGGCTTTAAAGTTACATTCCTGCTTCTATGCGCGGTTGTTAGCAGCTGCTGTATGCGGGGTTAATGCTAAGGTTTAGGGTTCTTATCACAGGTCAGGCGACAGCACTTAGCAGATGACTGCTCCATTTTCAACTTGCTTATTTGTCATGTTCAATGTGCTTAAATGAGTTTTGTGCCAAGATACAGCCCTGCCCTTATTTTGCTCCTTTGGCAGGGGTTTTACCTGTTTAATCCTGTCCCCTGCAGGGGATTGcctgtctaaccctaacccaagtaGTTTTAcctgtctaaccctaacccaagtaGTTTTACCTGTCTAACCCTGTCCCCTGCAGGGAtttatctgtctaaccctaaccccaggaGAGCTTTACTTGGCTTAATTATGACACTCTAGATGACTGTGTTTTAGCACAATTTTGTCAGCCTAAACAACCACATACATGCAGGAGTCACCTATTTAAtcaaggtcaaaggtgaagaAAACACCATTGCACACTGCAAGCAAGTAAACTTTAGCtatgtaaagaaaaacaaattaagaCGAACAAACTGCTTTCTTGGTGAAAAAAATGGTTTGATTATAGACTAGGAGCACAGACAAGCCATTCTAAATATTTGTGATGCTTTTACATGATTGTGATCTGTGCCAGTGAGATTGGATATACATAAGAAATTGACACTGATCGGGAGGCTTGTATATTCTACATCTGCTTCACCCCTCAGTGGGGCGCAGTTTAAATACTAAACCAAGCTAATGAGGTGGGGGTTTTGGCACAGTACTGAGAGCCTACACTTGCAAGGATAGTTTTGTCTCGCGGGGATGCTGATTAGGCCCAGAGTGGTCATCTTACTGTGTCACAGTCTGTCCTCTCCCTGTACTTCCTTTTACTTTGGACCTCAGAAGCCTCATTAAGTATAATCCCAAATTTAAATAATCTTACTAATCTTACTTGTTTCTAAGAAACAAGGCTAATCTCATGTTGGAGATGCCTAGGTGGATCTGTTAGGCTGCCTATTTTAGAGCTTTAATGGTGTTAATGTTCCACTGGGGTGAGTGCACTATCGTCTGTGTTGGTAACGTAGGGAAGTGGCGGTCCAGTGAGTGGTCCACTGCCAGACGGAAGGCGTAGGCTGGCTGCTCTGCTGGCATGGCTGTTGTTCCGAGGGCTGTCTGAGCTGCTTCtcttagctttttttttttttttttttttttttttttttttttttttttttttttttaaacaagcacCAAAAAGCAGTTCCAACATTTATTCGGTGTTTTCATGACGAATGATGCATAACAGTCTTGTTCATCCCCAGCACGTTGGTCAAGCCACAGTCCCAACATATCAGATCTGGTATTTATAGCTCACAGGGGCTGAGCATGAGTATACCGGAGCCATGAAAATGGTCAGTGGAGTTCATAGGTGTGGATGAATTGGGTCTTTCCATGACTAGTAGTTATGAGCCACAGTTAGAATATATAGCTCTCCAATCGCATGTACATCTGCAAGCTGAATGCCTCTTTGAGGCTTTGGTTACACTCAAAAACAAGTTAGTCAAATCGATAAATCGACCTGCCTGCTCCGAGTTTAGAATGTACAAGTAGGCTTGCCCTCATTTTGCTTGCGGTTTGAGAATGGGTTCTTTGGCTGTGTTGTGCAGGAAGTCTTTTGTTCCAGTTTGCAACAGATTATTTTTATGCTGTGcatgtttccttctctcttctctgtgctcCTGCCTGTTCCCCTGGCAGTGCCAGGTTGCCAGCTGTTCCCCTCTACTCTGGATATGCCCCAGCACACCTAGTTATGAGCAGGAGGATAGGATGGTAGATTCTGTCCTCTGCACTTAAGAAAGCAAGGTGCTCTTGCTGTTGAGCTCTCTGGCTCTCTTGTTGTTAATCCACGCAAGCTCTGATAATGCTTCCAGGTGGCTGACCTGCCAAAACCAGCCtagtctgtttctctgtctctgtcatgaTTATGGGCATGCGGCGGTGCTGGCCAAAGAGGTGATGCAGTGTGTCTCTCCTACTTGGCTCCCTTCCAGGgcttctgcctctgtgtgtttgcagaaaCCGAAATTCTGGATTGAGATGTTAATAAGCACTCGACCTTGTTGCGTCCATGGCAGTATGGAAAAAACAGAAGTTCCACAGATGGTGCCATGGTTTCGGGGGTTTTGTGCCGGGAACTGCTCACGCGCTGGCACTGTGCACTTTGTTTTGCTGGCTTCATTTGCTGCAGTCATCACATCTGTTTGCAACTTGAgctgagtgctgtgtgtgaagtgtgtagaTTTACAGTGTGCTTTTGTTCACTTTGGATGACTTTGCTGGAAGAACTGAATGCTATCCTGTTACCCAAGCAACCCTCTCTATCTGTGCTTCCTAAGACCTCTAGCGCATCCCTCCTAACGTCACTTGGCGTCCTCTCTCATCTTGCCTTGCACACACAACCCTGAAAACGTTGTACACCAACGTGCACTTAATTTCTTCAGTTCATCTGCCTGTATTGGCTAAAGCTAATAATTCACATTAAGCCATTGatattgtgtatttaatttaGGATCTTACCTGTTAATAGTTTGCCCATTGAAAACACcagcactcttttttttctatctcACCCAGTTGCTTCCCCTGTACATCCTGTGAATGAACCTTCACTGGGAAgggatttaattttattttttgagtgCGTCCGTGTGACTGAAGCGTGCATGCCATTTAAGGCAAAGACAGCGCAGCCAACAAGGAGGCTGGAGGGCCGTTTCAGCTGGTGCTAGGAAAGAGCTGACGGAAAGGAGCGCTGGAGCCCTCACTGTGCTAATATGCTGAAGAATCTGCACCAGAGACCCTGCACTGCAGCAAAAGGGTGGCTTTTGCCTCAGTGACTGATGAAGTGAATCATGAAGTCCTCCCTTTAGTTAGGAAGGCGGGTGCTCTTTGCCATGCCAACCAGCTGTGACCTTTCACTTCTGATATGAATGCAGGGggtgcatgtgtaggtgtgtacacacgtgtTGCTGGTTACTGTGTAGCTTTGCTTGCGCTCAGTAAGTGGCTCTGACCACTAATGCAGTTGAGCTAAAGAGAACTAGCTGCATTAGCCCTCGCGTTCATTCTTGTTTTGGCTCTGCTGACATCACAAATGAGGGCAGGGCTTCAGCAATATGAGGTGCCGAATTGTCTCAGAGAAACCTTCAGTAAGAACATGCTCGATGTCAGTCCATGTCTACTCCGCTCTCCTCTGCTACAAAGCAGCAGAGCCAGGCTACCTTGTCACGTATTCTGGCTGAGGCGAGCAAACCTCTGGCTGAGGCGAGCGAACCACTGGCTGATTAGAGCCCAGTAGTTTGACAGTGTTTAGATTTGTAATCGGTGCTTCGTGGATAAGGAGGATGATTTGATCTATTGCATGTGTTTGCCTGCGTGTGTGCCCAACAGTAGATCATGGCTGAACATGAGCCCACCCCAGAGCAGCTGGCAGCCATCGCTGCTGAGAACGAGGAGAGTGAGATTGTGAACTACAAGCCGCCAGCGCAGAAGACCCTGCAGGAGATCCAGGAGCTTGACAAGGATGATGAAAGTCTACGCAAGTACAAGGAGGCCTTACTGGGTTCCTCCACAGTGGCCGCAGGTGTGCTTCAGACGTGCGCTGGCAAATGCATTCGTGGGGCTGCACTCATTACATGACCTAATTTATGGTTATGTGGGAGGGGCAGCAGCCTGTGAGCCTACTGTCTCCAAAAGACCCCTCTGTGTACCACAGGTTATCGGCTAACCCCTCTGATACAGGCAAGCAGCAGGTCACGTGCCCCAGAGGCCCAGCTCCcttgtctctgtgtgctgcCCCAATAAACTGTAGTTCCTTTTGTTCAGACACTTACTCAGTCGAGCCTCACTTAAATTGGGCTGTTCAAGTAGGAATCCTCATAAACCCTCTATGAACAGCTCTTCAGATACATAACTATAGTTATGAGCATAAGCTCTTCAGAAAactgtagttttattttattttaactacACCCTTACAGTCCATATGTGGCACGGAGGTGTGGCACTTCTCAGTACTAAGTTCAGGTGTTTTCCTTGCCAGATCCCTGTATCCCAAATGTCCAGGTGACGCGGTTAACGTTGGTGTGTGACATGGCGCCTGCTCCACTGACCCTTGATCTGCTAGGTGAGTAAAGCCATCTGGACAGTGGATGTGGTCAGGTGGAAAAAATATCCAATGTATTTAAGGGTTTCCATTTACAGTGAATCTGTCCATGTAGAAAGCCCCCCCAACCTGCAAAAATCCATTAAGGAACATAATTACTTCTCTCCACTTGCAATGTATTTTACATTACACTAAGCTTACATtgacagtttgtgttttcttaccCAGCCTGGTCTTTATTGTAATGCTCTAAAACTATTACGCTGAATAATAGGATGGAGCCATCTGTTGGACAGAGGCCTGAACTGCAGCCTGCATTCTGCTTTATTTTGAAGtgtatattattaaaatcaAGGTGCTCCAGATCTTCAGAATTTGcaagacatttttttctgatttaccCTGTGATACCCTTCACCTATACACGTACAAGGGCCAGGAATagttattgttttcttttagccAATCACTGCTGGCTGTAAGCTCTTATGGATGTAGATGGCAATATTAAGGGTGTAAGCCAATCCGAGATTAATGCTAATGTAGTCGGGCACAGGGAAGAGAAGCCCAGAAGCGCCTTTGAAATGTGTACTAACAATGTTGTCTGGGCTTGTGTTCCTTCAGGTGACCTAGAGAGCATTAAAAAGCAGAGCTTCATACTGAAGGAAGGAGTGGAGTACAGGATAAAGATAAACTTCAAGGTGAGCTGCCTATTTGATTAACTTGGTTTCCTTATCAGCTGATGCCTGCCCTGCCAAACTGTTGTGCACCCTACCCTCTGGGAGTTTTCAGTTTCTCCTTTTGAGATGCTGTTTAAGCCAGGCTCGCCTCAATCATACTTGTAATTCTTTCAGTCCAGTTTCTCAAATGCAAGTTTGGGCTGCCAGCTGACTCCAAAGAAGCCAAGTGTGAATTTGAGTTGAAAGAATGTTTTCTTAATTCCTGGAAAAGCACACAATTTAGAACATTGATGCCTATCAGATTAAATGCTGAACACTTCATCACTGACTGTTTCtagccttttttaaaattttgacaGCCTGTGTAGAGCTACATTTATGTAGTCATATCCTAAAgtttgtttattgctgttgACACGGGAAACCATAAATTCCTCTAGGGCAGAAAAGGTGTCATAAAATGTATGACCATTGAGTTTAATGATAATTGAGTTCAGTTCATCTTTAATGGCTGTAATAAACTAGTGGTCTTTAACCTGTGGCAGTTTTTGTGTGTCTACTAGTCATAATATGTAAACTTTCCCCGTTATACCAGTGGTTTAGGTCACTTGCTTGTTTACACTGCAGTCTTTGCCATTGTAGTAGTTTTGCAACCAATGTTACAAGATTAACAGCTGTGTAAATTTACTTATCCTGGTACAAGTGTAGCAGACTCCTAGACATGGTCACTTTAAGTGTGTTATTCTACTAGGGGCAGTGGGGTGAGTAAGAAAGCTTGGCCCATATGCAGTTGGCTAGGAATCTGTCCtagtttgtgtatgtctgcacTGTTGAGTGCTATGGTCTGAATGTAGTCACTTCCTAAGTAGATACATCTTAGACAGCACTGCTCTAGTCATATTGAATGATTCTGATGTTCTTCCAGTCATTTAAAACCCCCTGTAACCCTTTCCAGGTGAATAAGGAAATTGTCTCAGGACTGAAGTACATACAACATACCTTCAGGAAAGCGGTGAAGTGTAAGTTTagtcttgtttttttccccaggtATTAATCATGTTAATCTTATGAAGAAATACGTCATCAGTTGTTATCCTTTTTGACTGagttgaccccccccccctccccagtgagcctgtgtgcagtgtatatatacactcatattTGGGTGGCATACTTCCCCCCCCAATCACAACTCCCCCAATTCCTCTTCCCTGTGAATAGTGGACAAGTCTGACTACATGGTGGGTAGCTATGGGCCTCGGCCGACCGAGTACGAGTTCCTGACCCCTCTGGAGGAAGCCCCCAAAGGCATACTGGCACGTGGCAACTACAATATCAAGTCCAAGTTCACTGACGACGACAAGCATGACCACCTGTCCTGGGAGTGGAACCTCCACATCAAGAAGGACTGGAAAGACTAAAGGCTTACCCCGCAGACCCGAGtcattttctcctctcctccacacttTCACTCCTCCTGCCACCCCCTCACTTCataccatcatcatcatggaTTAACTGGTTATATTACAGGAAACGAAGACAAAATGCGCTCTCACTCCGTCCACCATCCTACTGCCCCTCCCCGTACACCTACCTTGCTTCCTCTGAGTATAGAATCTTTTCATGAAAATATAtatgtgaaaaaacaaacaaaaacatgcaccaTCCTaatcttgtgtttttgttttgtttgtataaaaaagtctaaaaaaaagaagggaaaatgttttttcaaaaaGGTTAACCCATGGATGCTTTTGACTTGGCTGTTAAGAGTAATCTTCCTGTCCCTCCCTTGCATCCTTTGCCCCACATTTTGCCCCGCCCTTCTCTGTCCTGTGTGCTCTTTTCTCacattccatttcttttttaagttttaaaaaaaaaatctttttttaaagaccaCAATCTGCCTTGACAATGGTAATGGGAGATGGTGCAGCCTGATGATAGTATTGGGAGATGTGCAGCTTGTTGATGCTTTGCCACTGGCCTTCCTGTTCTTGGGCCCTGAGGGGGCAAAAAAACATCTGGTGTTGCAtcttttgagtgtttgtgtacagtGGCCAGCATTGCTGGTTGTCATTGATGTCTGTAGAGCTGACACTGGAGCCCAGGTCAGTATGCAGTTGGCTttgtaaggggtgtgtgtgtgtctgcctgcataaGGTTTAGGTTTATGGTGTTTCAAGGATGTAACTGTTAAGCTCACCTCCTGCACACTATAGGAGCTccacaggctgtgtgtgcgtgcacacgcatgcatgttcTCACTATTGACCATTCATTTTGCATTGTGGCCTTAAATAACTGATTCCTGTAGCAGGAGATTGAGGAGCCCTTTGCCTTTTGAAGTGTAGAACTTTTAAATCTGATCAGATTTAAGTTCAGTTCACCCCCTTCCCCATGCAGATGAGCATGTCATCTGGTACTGCATCCACTTGACTGGGTTCAAGATGGACCGAACACAGAGATCAGTAGATTAGCTGAATCATGACTCGAATTGCAGGTCTGATGATTTTGGACCTCTTCCTTTTCTGTGTGTTAGTTTTTGTGTCCAAAGAAATGGTTGCCACTCCCAGAATTTTCCAATTTCCTAAGCAAGCAGGTGCTTATGTTGTGGAATGTGCTGATCGCCTTGTACTGAGATTTCTCAAAGTGGAAAGGGCTGTTTTTACATGCAGACCTCAAATACTAAACTACTCAACTGAAGAATTACAAACCACTGACTGTGCCTCCAATGTTCTTAATCATGAGCTGCTCCACCAAGACATGAAACTCTAAgcgaggggtgtgtgggtgagaccAAATCAGAGCTCCAGTCTTATCCTCTGCACCTGGACTCTGCTTATGTGTCATTCTGCTTAGTCCACAGCTGCAGGTCAGGCCTATGTTCAGCTGAAGGTTTACATTCAGGAGAGGAGACGTTTTACCCAGCACATCACTCTGCCTTTGTTTAGTATACCGTTTTGTTATTCCTCCCCTTTTCACAGCGTTGCCTGTGTTGTCGgatagttttatttttgcttcgTTTGATTTTGGCCTCTCTGTGAGCTATCACTGTGGAAGCTGGAGATTACTGTTCATCTGTGTCAACATTAAAAGTGTTCAGAATGGAATTTGGTTTCTTTGTAGTTTTTCCCATTTCTTAGACAttcattccatttttatttatgttgctGTGGCTGACATGAGACCATGGTGGTATCagttcattcacacattcatccATTCTCAaagtaataaatgtataaaaagccCCCCTTTATAAGCAAAGCGTCTTTTAATATCAGAAAGAAGTGATTACAGAATAGAGGTTGTGGTTATACACAGTGGTGATGCATGAATGCAGGTTAGAGGAAAAGTACCaacattgtagtgaagtactCTGTTTTCCATACAGGGCCCCTGCCAGTGAGTTACATTTCAAGAAAACCAATGGTGAataagtacttttttttttttttttttttgatctaAAACCTCATCTGTGTTCTTCCTGAGGTTGGCACTCCTAACATTCTACCCTATAAGCTATGCACGAGTATAAAGTAACCTTCTCAAATGCCATCTTTCTGGGCTTTTAATAATTGAGACTATGTAGAGGAGACCGAGAGAGAGGAGTCTAGGAGCTCGTGTTATTTCCCACTTTTCCTCCCTTTGGTGGAGTTGATGTCGGTCTTGGTCTTCTGCAGGCGGGAAAAGATCTCTTTGAACAGGGCCTTGTACTCGGGCGTATTCTGGCCCAGCCGCTTGTCCACGGCCTCCACCTGCCGGCTGATTCCCTCCATGGCTTCGGGCGTGGACGGTGTGTGGGGCGGGGTGGCCGGCCGCTGGGGCTCAGCCACCCGGCACTCCTTCATGGATGGATCCCGGGACACAGGCCTTGAGGTCTGCACCTCGGCATGACGGAGGCCTTCCTCGTGGCGCCGGCATCTGCCCAGCAGCTCTTCGTACTTTTCCAGGAGCGCATGGTACTGCTCGTCCACCTCACGCAGGATGGACATGCCGCGCCTACGGACGCCATTGGCGTGCAGCGCGTAGCTACCCTTGCGCCTGCCCGAGGCGTCTACCGCTGAGATCACATCCAGGGCCGTGTCACTGCAGCTCTTGCGTACGGGCGGCTCGCTGGCCGTGGCATCCTGCGGAGATGTGCCGGCGTCCTCCGGTGTGTCTGTCTCGGGGGCACTGTTGAGCAACGTCTGCTCCAGGCCATCCTCACTGGACAGCAGGCGGGCACGGGAGCGGCGTAGTTGTTGCAGCTCCTGCAACTCGGCCTCCAGCTCGCGCACACGTCGCTGGCAGCCTTCGGCGCCCAGCAGGCGCTGCTCCAGCCGCTCAAACTCCTGCAGCACGGTGGCACACTCCCTCTCCGCGGTCTCCCGCCGCCCACGCTCCGCTGCCGCGGCCGCCCGTAATGACGCCACCATCGCCCGCAGGTGCTCGTTCTCCTCGTCTGCCGGCCGGTGCCGCTGCAGTTCGCCGCTGCTCTGGTCTGACACCATGAACCCGTCC
It encodes the following:
- the cdr2l gene encoding cerebellar degeneration-related protein 2-like codes for the protein MLRASRMDEFVTEEDEPWYDQRDLEQDLHLAAELGKTLLERNKELEDSLQQMYINSEEQVQEIEYLSKQLEMLREMNEQHAKVYEQLDMTARELEITNEKLVLESKASQQKIDRLTCTMETLQGQVDSLTARVEELRTLEELRVRREKRERRKTVHSFPCLKELCTAPSYEDGFMVSDQSSGELQRHRPADEENEHLRAMVASLRAAAAAERGRRETAERECATVLQEFERLEQRLLGAEGCQRRVRELEAELQELQQLRRSRARLLSSEDGLEQTLLNSAPETDTPEDAGTSPQDATASEPPVRKSCSDTALDVISAVDASGRRKGSYALHANGVRRRGMSILREVDEQYHALLEKYEELLGRCRRHEEGLRHAEVQTSRPVSRDPSMKECRVAEPQRPATPPHTPSTPEAMEGISRQVEAVDKRLGQNTPEYKALFKEIFSRLQKTKTDINSTKGRKSGK
- the arhgdia gene encoding rho GDP-dissociation inhibitor 1; translated protein: MAEHEPTPEQLAAIAAENEESEIVNYKPPAQKTLQEIQELDKDDESLRKYKEALLGSSTVAADPCIPNVQVTRLTLVCDMAPAPLTLDLLGDLESIKKQSFILKEGVEYRIKINFKVNKEIVSGLKYIQHTFRKAVKLDKSDYMVGSYGPRPTEYEFLTPLEEAPKGILARGNYNIKSKFTDDDKHDHLSWEWNLHIKKDWKD